CGGGCCCCGGACCGTGGCGGGTGACCGGTCGGGTGCTCGCCGGCGACGCCCGCCCGGTCGAACCACTGCTCCCCGGTACGGCGGTGGAGATCGCCACCGGCGCCCTGGTGCCCGCCGGGGTCGACGCGGTGCTGCCGTACGAGCGTGCCCGGTCCCGGTCCGACCGGGTGCACGGCGAGATCGAGACCGGTCGGCACATCCGGCGACGCGGCGACGACTGCCCGCTCGGCGAGGAGGTCCTGCCCGCCGGCACCCTCGTCACGCCCACGCTGCTCGGCCTCGCCGCGAGCCTCGGGCACGACCGGCTGACCGTACACCGGCGCCCCCGGGTGGGAGTGGTGGTCACCGGGGCGGAACTCCTCTCCCACGGCCTGCCCACACCGGGACGGGTCCGGGACGCGATCAGTCCGATGCTGCCCGGCCTGGTCGACTCCGCCGGCGGCGTCATCACCTGGACCACCCGGGTGACCGACGACAAGACCGCCCTGGTCGAGGCGATGTCCCGACCGGACGCCGAGATCGTCGTGGTCTGCGGCGCGACCTCGGTGGGCGCCGCCGACCACCTGCGCGGCGCGCTGGAGGCGTTGGCCGCACAGGTACGGGTGCACGGGGTGGCGTGCCGGCCCGGGCACCCGCAACTGCTCGCCACGCTGCCCGACGGCCGCTGTGTCGTCGGGCTGCCCGGCAACCCGTACGCCGCGCTGGTCGCCGCGCTCACCCTGCTCACGCCACTACTCGGTCGGCTCGCCGGGCGGGCGCAGCGGCGAGCGGTGACGGCCCGGCTGGTCGGCCCGGTCAAGGTACTCGACCGGGACACCCGGCTGGTGCCGGTGGCCCGCGAGGGTTCGGTCGTGGTGCCGGTCGGTCACGACCGCCCCGGCCTGCTCTGGGGGGCCGCCGA
The Micromonospora pisi DNA segment above includes these coding regions:
- a CDS encoding molybdopterin molybdotransferase MoeA, which gives rise to MNATSWPEARRVARSAGHPLDPTDVTLPEALGATLAVPLVALSPLPAYDAAAMDGYAVSGPGPWRVTGRVLAGDARPVEPLLPGTAVEIATGALVPAGVDAVLPYERARSRSDRVHGEIETGRHIRRRGDDCPLGEEVLPAGTLVTPTLLGLAASLGHDRLTVHRRPRVGVVVTGAELLSHGLPTPGRVRDAISPMLPGLVDSAGGVITWTTRVTDDKTALVEAMSRPDAEIVVVCGATSVGAADHLRGALEALAAQVRVHGVACRPGHPQLLATLPDGRCVVGLPGNPYAALVAALTLLTPLLGRLAGRAQRRAVTARLVGPVKVLDRDTRLVPVAREGSVVVPVGHDRPGLLWGAAEANALAVVPPGWQGAEVELLALPDADAAAAVAVRPPEPESGPTPPEVAPTGADGPPGGVLRLPARTPLAVATTSEN